In the genome of Magnolia sinica isolate HGM2019 chromosome 2, MsV1, whole genome shotgun sequence, one region contains:
- the LOC131237770 gene encoding uncharacterized protein LOC131237770 → MSGTEVDGSEGPENEENAMPTSQEEEEMIKKKYGGLVPKKPPLISKDHERAYFDSADWALRKQGAPADGKPKEPEELPPKLQPTQNQQARPRRSPYAPTDGEDGGNASEDPNGNE, encoded by the exons ATGTCGGGTACTGAGGTTGATGGATCTGAAGGCCCAGAAAATGAGGAAAATGCCATGCCTACATCTCAAGAAGAG GAGGAAATGATCAAGAAGAAGTACGGAGGACTTGTACCGAAGAAACCACCACTCATTTCCAAG GACCATGAACGGGCTTACTTTGATTCTGCTGATTGGGCACTGAGAAAG CAAGGAGCACCTGCAGATGGGAAGCCCAAAGAACCAGAGGAACTTCCACCAAAATTGCAG CCCACTCAAAACCAGCAAGCACGCCCTAGGCGATCTCCTTACGCTCCAACAGACGGTGAAG ATGGAGGCAACGCTTCAGAGGACCCGAATGGCAACGAGTAA